The Syngnathus typhle isolate RoL2023-S1 ecotype Sweden linkage group LG16, RoL_Styp_1.0, whole genome shotgun sequence genome includes a region encoding these proteins:
- the ap5s1 gene encoding AP-5 complex subunit sigma-1: MVVAFVIHTVCPIGALAPGESRVLYSRVFGPDEALFQGGQRLQLNAEERRLLSVEKLAVVARQVQSAVSLHREASGHPPVETLPGEEALALQDADTGVLRLRCGDPYLQEVSALWLAVNCLSFVILCEPHENLLLAEGMLRNLARHCLEHLHMLGQGSEILLKSSRVDVLLSRLLPHGQLVFLNHRFAQSLEKDMVAYMHK; the protein is encoded by the exons ATGGTAGTCGCTTTCGTCATACACACCGTTTGCCCGATCGGGGCGCTCGCTCCCGGGGAGAGCAGGGTGCTCTACTCACGCGTCTTCGGACCGGACGAAGCGCTCTTTCAGGGCGGGCAGCGGCTGCAGCTCAACGCCGAGGAGAGGCGACTGTTGTCAGTCGAGAAACTCGCCGTGGTGGCCCG ACAGGTTCAAAGCGCCGTCTCTCTGCACCGAGAGGCATCCGGGCATCCCCCGGTGGAAACTCTGCCTGGCGAGGAGGCCTTAGCCCTGCAGGACGCCGACACCGGCGTGCTGAGGCTGCGCTGCGGTGACCCCTACTTGCAGGAGGTCAGCGCACTCTGGTTGGCCGTCAATTGTTTGTCCTTTGTGATTTTGTGTGAGCCCCACGAGAACCTGCTGCTGGCCGAGGGGATGCTTCGGAACCTCGCCAGACACTGCTTGGAGCACCTGCACATGCTGGGACAGGGCAGCGAG ATCCTGTTGAAGAGCAGCCGTGTAGACGTCCTGCTAAGTCGGCTTCTTCCTCACGGCCAGCTCGTCTTCCTCAACCACCGCTTCGCTCAGAGTCTGGAAAAGGACATGGTCGCCTACATGCACAAGTGA